GTGATCTACTCGTTCCTGATTTCGGCGTTCGTCTACCCGATCGTCGGTCACTGGATCTGGGGCGGCGGCTGGCTGGCCAGCCTCGGTTTCGCCGACTTCGCCGGCTCCACGGTGGTGCACGCGGTGGGCGGCTGGGCGGCCTTCATCGGCACCCGCGCGCTCGGGCCGCGCATCGGCAAGTTCGGCCCCGACGGCAAGCCCAACGTGATCAGCGCCCACTCGCTGCCGCTGGCGTCGCTGGGCATGTTCCTGCTGTGGTTCGGCTGGTTCGGCTTCAACCCCGGCTCCACCCTCGGCGTCGGCGACGGCTCGCTGATCGCGCGGGTGGCGATCAACACCAACCTGGCCGCCGCCTCCGGCGCCATTGCCGCTACCGCGACCGTATGGATCGTGGTCGGCAAGCCCGACCTCACCATGGGCATGAACGGCGCGCTCGCCGGACTGGTGGCGATCACCGCTCCGTGTGCCTTCGTGGAGCCGGGCCACGCCATCATCATCGGCCTGATCGGCGGCGTCATCGTGGTGTTCGGGGTGCTGTTCCTGGACCGGCGCCGCGTCGACGACCCGGTCGGGGCGATCGCCGTGCACGGCATGAACGGCATCTGGGGCACCGTCGCCGTGGGCATCTGGGGGCAGGCCGCACTCGGCGTGGCCAACGACGGCCTCTGGTTCGGCGGCGGCTTCACCCAGGTCGGCATCCAGCTCCTCGGCACGGTGACCGTAAGCGTGTTCATCGTCGTGGTGATGGGACTGATCTTCAAGCTGATCGACGCCGTGGTCGGGTTGCGGGTACCGCGCAACGAAGAACTCAAGGGCCTCGACGTGGCCGAGCACGGCACCGAGGCGTACGGCGGATTCCAGGTGTTCACGACCGAGTGACCTCGGCCCTCGAGCAGAACTTGGTTTTCGGGTAGAACCCCGGTTTCGAGGAACCGCGGGACCGGGTAGCGCTCGGTTTCGCGTGACCGCGGAGTCTGTCGCCACTCGGCAGACTCCGGGCTGCCGGCCACGGCTCCGGGTCGGCTCAGTCGCGGTTCAGATCGACGTGCTTGCCGGTGGTGACCAGGATCACCGACTCGCAGATATTGGTCGAGTGGTCGCCGACCCGTTCCAGTTGCTTGGCCACGAACAGCAGCGACGACGCCTGCGCAACGTTGCGGGTGTTCTCCATCATGTACGACAGCAAGTCGCGGAAAATGTTCGCGTACACCTCGTCGACCTTGCGGTCGCGCGCGCTCACCTGCTCGGCCATCGCCGCGTCCCGCGACACGAATGCCTGCAGGGAGTCGCCTACCATGGCGCACACGTCTTCCGCCATTTGCATGATGGCGCCCACGCCGCGCGAAAACTGCTCCGGGGCCAGACGCTGCGCCACGCTCGCCACGTGCACGGCCAGGTCGCCGATGCGTTCGAGTTGCCCGATGACGTTGAGGGTGCCGACGATCTGCCGCAGGTCGGTGGCCACCGGCTGCTCGGTCGCCAGCAAGCGCAGGCAGGAGTCGTCGATCTCGTGATGCATCCGGTTGACGTCCGCCTCCTCCCGCAACACCACCACGGCGGCGTTCACGTCATGCCGGCCGAGCGCGTTCACGGAGCCGCGGATGGAGCGTTCCACCTGCTGCCCCATTACCAGCAGCGCCCCCCTGAGCTGCTCCATGGAGAGATCGAACTGGCCGCGCAACGGGGAAGACTCGCCGTTAACCACTCATCGTCAACCGAAGCGCCCTGAAATGTAGTCCTCGGTGCGCTTCTCGTCAGGATTGGTGAAGATCCTGCCGGTGGGCCCGTACTCGACCAGGTACCCGGAACGGTCCTCGTCCATCATGAAGAATGCAGTATAGTCGGAAACTCGCGCCGCCTGCTGCATGTTGTGGGTGACGATGATGATCGTATAGTGCGCCGCCAATTCCCGCATCAGATCCTCGATGCGCAGGGTGGCAATCGGATCCAACGCCGAGCACGGCTCGTCCATCAGGATGATCTCGGGATGGACCGCAATCGCCCGCGCGATGCACAGGCGCTGCTGCTGGCCGCCGGACAGGCCGAGACCGCTGTCGGCCAGCTTGTCCTTCACCTCGTCCCACAGTGCCGCCTGGCGCAGGGATTTCTCCACCAGCTCATCGACGCTACCGGTAAAGCCGTTGATGCGTGCGCCCCAGGCGATGTTGTCGTAGATCGACTTCGGGAACGGGTTGGGCTTCTGGAACACCATGCCGATGCGGCGCCGCACCTCCACCGGGTCGACGTCCGCGTCGTAGATGTTGCGGCCCTGGAAGGTCACCACGCCCTCGGTGCGCGCGGTGGGCACCAGCTCGTTCATACGGTTCATCGAACGCAGCACGGTCGACTTGCCGCAGCCGGACGGCCCGATCAGCGCCGTGATGCGCCGCGTTCCGAAGTTCATCGACATGTCGCGCACCGCCTGGAATGCACCATAGTAGACGTTCAGTCCGGTTACCGAAAGGGCGCTGGAATCGGCGGACGGCGCCGGCAGATCCGCCGCGTGGGTGTTCATTTGCGTCGCCATGGTTTACTCCTTGCCCGCGTGCGCACCCCCGGCGGCAACCGCTGCCGGTAGATCCGCTGCGTGCGTGTTCATCTGAGTCGCCACGGTGCTTGCTCACTCCTTGTGGGTCACGTACGGCCTGCTCATGCGGTGACCTGCTTCTTGGCGTGGTAGTTCCGCAACAGGATCGCGGTCGCGTTCAGCGTCAGCAGCAACACCAGCAGCACCAGAATGGCCGCCGCCGCGGCGTTGCGGAACTCCGCCTGCGGGCGCGCCGTCCACTGATATATCTGGATCGGCAGGGTGGTGAACTTGGAGAACGGTCCGCTCGGATCGAGGGTCACCAGCGTGGACGCGCCCACCACCACCATCGGCGCGGTTTCGCCGATGGCGCGCGAGGTGGCCAGGATCGTACCGGTCAGGATGCGGTCGAAGGAACTGGGCAGCACGTGGTGGCGGATGGTCTGCCACTTGGTCGCGCCGAGACCGTAACTCGACTGGCGCAGGCTGTCGGGAACCGCCTTGATCGCCTCCTGGGCGTTGATGATGATCACCGGCAGGATCAGCAGGCCGAGGGTGAGCCCGGCGGACAGGATCGTCCTGCCGTTTGCGGAACCGTCACCGAGGCCGAACAGCGCGCCGCTGGTGATCGGTTCCATCGCGCGTACGAACACCGTCAGCCCAAGCATCCCGTAGATGATCGACGGTACCCCCGACAGGTTGTTGATGTTGGTCTGAATGACCCGGTTGAGCCGGTTGTCCCGGGCGTACTCCTCCAGGTAGATGGCGGCTCCGACGCCGACCGGGAAGGCGAACAGGATGGTGATGAGGATGGTGCCGAGCGATCCCTTGATGGCCGCGCGCACGCCCGCGTCCTCGGGAATGCTCGACTGGGCGTCGGCGATGAACGATCCGGTGAGCCAGGAGCGGAACACCAGCCGCGCGTTCGGAAACCGCCTCATCGCCTCCTCGACCACCGCCCGGCGGCGAAACAGCGAGTCCCACAGCGACCACGCCTGCACCACGGACGGGT
This window of the Spirochaetaceae bacterium genome carries:
- a CDS encoding ammonium transporter, yielding MDRLQVCRKARFSARVGVAGIVFGVLAGTPVYAQDASVATQIADIIVGIDTVWVLMAAFLVFLMQAGFGMLEAGLIRAKNTANILMKNLMDFCMASLGFFIFGYAIMFGSGNPLFGTTGWFLIGAESAAGVPLYAFWLFQAVFVGAAATIVAGGMAERMKFPAYVIYSFLISAFVYPIVGHWIWGGGWLASLGFADFAGSTVVHAVGGWAAFIGTRALGPRIGKFGPDGKPNVISAHSLPLASLGMFLLWFGWFGFNPGSTLGVGDGSLIARVAINTNLAAASGAIAATATVWIVVGKPDLTMGMNGALAGLVAITAPCAFVEPGHAIIIGLIGGVIVVFGVLFLDRRRVDDPVGAIAVHGMNGIWGTVAVGIWGQAALGVANDGLWFGGGFTQVGIQLLGTVTVSVFIVVVMGLIFKLIDAVVGLRVPRNEELKGLDVAEHGTEAYGGFQVFTTE
- the phoU gene encoding phosphate signaling complex protein PhoU codes for the protein MVNGESSPLRGQFDLSMEQLRGALLVMGQQVERSIRGSVNALGRHDVNAAVVVLREEADVNRMHHEIDDSCLRLLATEQPVATDLRQIVGTLNVIGQLERIGDLAVHVASVAQRLAPEQFSRGVGAIMQMAEDVCAMVGDSLQAFVSRDAAMAEQVSARDRKVDEVYANIFRDLLSYMMENTRNVAQASSLLFVAKQLERVGDHSTNICESVILVTTGKHVDLNRD
- the pstB gene encoding phosphate ABC transporter ATP-binding protein PstB; this translates as MATQMNTHAADLPAPSADSSALSVTGLNVYYGAFQAVRDMSMNFGTRRITALIGPSGCGKSTVLRSMNRMNELVPTARTEGVVTFQGRNIYDADVDPVEVRRRIGMVFQKPNPFPKSIYDNIAWGARINGFTGSVDELVEKSLRQAALWDEVKDKLADSGLGLSGGQQQRLCIARAIAVHPEIILMDEPCSALDPIATLRIEDLMRELAAHYTIIIVTHNMQQAARVSDYTAFFMMDEDRSGYLVEYGPTGRIFTNPDEKRTEDYISGRFG
- the pstA gene encoding phosphate ABC transporter permease PstA; this translates as MSANLPARHRAGLVWRLVFHLATAVAIVMLTALLLTIVNRAFGLVAMENAVDPAELARDGVPLERMNAAALTAVLADNVSRGLMRRFEREQPMAERSRDEIYGLVVERVVDPSVVQAWSLWDSLFRRRAVVEEAMRRFPNARLVFRSWLTGSFIADAQSSIPEDAGVRAAIKGSLGTILITILFAFPVGVGAAIYLEEYARDNRLNRVIQTNINNLSGVPSIIYGMLGLTVFVRAMEPITSGALFGLGDGSANGRTILSAGLTLGLLILPVIIINAQEAIKAVPDSLRQSSYGLGATKWQTIRHHVLPSSFDRILTGTILATSRAIGETAPMVVVGASTLVTLDPSGPFSKFTTLPIQIYQWTARPQAEFRNAAAAAILVLLVLLLTLNATAILLRNYHAKKQVTA